The Paramormyrops kingsleyae isolate MSU_618 chromosome 23, PKINGS_0.4, whole genome shotgun sequence sequence ACCTTCTCTGCAGCAGCACATAAACCACATCAATAAAATTCACTTCAAGgagaaaaaattattttatttttttttaaaccagatACATACCTTTCAAGACCCCCGACTCCTGCTCATCTTGAGTCTGAGTCCTTATATGGTCCCACAGACAGACCAATTTGTCATGTGATTACCTGGGGaaggggcagggtggggggaggagaaTCATTTACCGTTCTTGAGGATGGAGCAGCAGAATAAAAGTAGACTCATGCAAGGCTTACATTCCATAGCAAAGTCATGCAACTCAAGCTTGTGGGAACAACTCGCTACTGATAAATTACGGCTCAGATGCACTTCAGAGGTTACACTGGGAAACATTTACGCTGAAATTAAGCAAAAGAAAGCGTAGCAGCAGCTCAACTGATCTACAGATATTGATCTAgatttggaatgttttttttttttagcaagaGTTGCATTACAATCTGTTCTTTGCTATATTAAATGTTAGTGCACAATTAAATCTGTTTTGGAAACAGCTATTTTAGTtctgcttttttcccctctgatttttaaagtactttttttaaataaacaactTACACGCATTTACTGGCAatttatgtataatatatatgtactgtatatagaaTACTGAATTACAGATTTAGGATTAGGGTTTACCTTTTGTGGTCGCTTTATCGTTAAGCATTCCTTCTCCTTGCGAtaattttctttaataaaaacagCCAACACGTCTTTGCGGCAAACAAGTGATCGCCCTGCAAGCTAAACTTGAATGTTGTTTAAATCCAGTTATTTCAGACTAGCAGTACATTCTCATGAAGAGGGAGATCACagtattcacttttttaaaaaataaaatgccctAAAACTGCAGAGGGACTCTAACACATAGCCTTGGTTAAGCCTCTCAGATTTATTTTATAGTGTACATAAAAAGTCTTACCTCTAGAtcctttttaatataaaaagagaaaaagatgaaaaataaGTTGTGCCTTTTTTTGTGAAGAGAATCACATCTTAACAccttttagtttttgtttaatTCTTCCAACTACATGCATACATTTAACTTTAAATATCTGGCTTCATGGTCAACTAAAGTAATCTGTTtaagaattatttaaaaaaaaaaaaaatcgtatttcattattttgagaaaccaaaaaaaaataccagGTTTTGTTTGATAGAAAACAAACTAGGCTTTATTGACAAAACGCTGCAAAACATTTTTGGACATATTTAGGTACCTATTTAGGCAAGCTTACACAAGTAGCATTTTGCATTTTACGGTGAGGGTACAGATATTAATGTCAATACAGTTTTTGTAGTTTTTAAGTATGTACAAAGATGGGGTTTAGCTGCAGTATCCCTTTGTGAGAAGGCCATGTGGAGATTTGTCCCAATCCTTCAGAAGTTTACATGTTCTTTTGTTTATGGCGCATCACATGCTAAGCCTAGCAGGAAAATGCAAATCAGCGAGATGAACAGTTTTGACTGACTGCTAGGAGCCAATGGTAGCgttacactttttaaaaattgaggATTTTAGGACAGTTCATCTCAACAGTGCCTAACAGGGCTATATTTCAAAACTCATTAAGGTACAATCCAAACTATTATGGAAAACTAGGCTAAAACTAGATGAACAGCTTTTAAGACTATTTAAAACAATACGATGGATACATTAAGTCGCTGGCAAATTTTTGTTCATTCACTGGTATTAATGCTTCTGGCCTATATTACATAAAGGAAGTTTAGTGGTTTTATTTCGCAGAAGACAGAATTTTGAAATGTAGCCTAAATGGGAGTCTGCAACTGTCACTTTACGTACTTTTAAAGCAAGAAATTAAAATGGTAAACTTCAAAATTAACAAGATTATAGACAGTCCTCTGGAACTGAACAATCTGAAACTGGATAATTTGTTCtcttttttgtggtttttttgagttttttttttttttttaaatgaaaacattagAAAGTTTGTcaacaatgcaaaaaaaagcGAGGGGGGAGAAGAAAAGATAAAAGCAAAATTAAAAGCTCGTAAAGAAAGCTGACCTACGTGCTGCCTAACGGTGTAAAATGACTAGTTCTTGACAAATATACAAGTTGATTCCCAAAAATCCAGTCgtaggaaaaaggaaaaaaaaacaaaaaccacaaacGGACAATTACTTTTGTCTGGTTGCTTAAAGCGAGAGCTGCCGTGGGTGACAGCAGCTTGGTGGAGCCACACGCTAAAGCAAACTTCCGCTGGGGCCGCTCAGTATCTTCCGTATGGGTGTTCCCTGTAGGCTCCTTTGGCTGGCCGTGCTGGGGGTGCCTTCCCACCCGCAGCTGGCCGCGTCCCGTTCCAGTCATCCTGACCTATGGGGAGGAAAAGCGGGAAAGGCCCAACCACGTGCTTAACTTCAATAGACCAAAAAATCCCAGAGGCGGCCACAGATGACCCTGAACTTGGTCCGACAAAGCTGCAGAACCACACGTTGACAGAATATGGATAAGGAGTCACACCAGGCATGAAGCCACAATGCACACCGGGATGAGGGATAATCTCTACACTCTCTACACTCTACCATTCATGTTCACCAGTAAGATCCTAAGACTGCTTTAGGAAATCCAGGGCACTAGGTATGTTCCAAATAAGTCATGGAGATGCAAGGATCTCTCCACACATATACATGAAAGCGATGTgaccattttaagcacaacaaATATATACATGTTACTGGGCATCGCTGTTGGCATAAATCTGGAAAGGCccctttaaaacaaaacaacccCCTTCAGAATAGCTAAAAGGGATATATAAATAGGGTAAGGATTCCCAGAGCACATTTTTTAGCTTGTGGTCTGTATATTTACATCAACAGATATTTGGTTTGGAACAGAGTTTCTTTTCTGGGACGTGCAGAACTTACCGTAAGTCTCATAGGCTTCCTGGGCCTCCCCATGTCCGTAGTCATAGTACTCTGGCTCTCTGTGAAGGAGGAAAAGTGGTCAGCCAATCAGGTTGGTCAAAGGGGATAGCCAATCAGGTTGGCCACCCGCATGATGCACTTGATCAATGCAGAGCTACCACCCCTAACAAAAATGTCTGGGATGAGCAGTGCATGCAAATCCCGTTTCCCAGCTTGCTTAAAAGCAGCACCCACACTGGTCTGACACTGTACAGGAAGCGACCCAACATGCTCCCAAAAGCATGGGGTGTGGATCTCATGGACTCGTTAGCCTCCCCAAAAGCTCATGCACACCAGGTGTCGATCTCTCAGGCCTTACAGCGATGACTTACGCTTGGGGCTGGGTGTAGTAGGTGTCGTAAGACTCATATGCTGGCTCTGCATAGCTTTCTTCATAAGCCTGGCAAAGGAGTAAAGAACATGTGTTCATCGGGTTAGTCAAGGACAGACAGTCCGGGcgaatgattaaaaaaaaaaaaaggaaaaacaaattaaacGATAAATCCGAACTCACATATTCATCGTAATGCTCGGGGGCGGGGGGATGTGGTGGGGGCATCCTCTGGGGTCCCGGGGCAGGTGGTCTAGCACGTGTGGCGGCCGCGCCTCGAGTCGGTTGAGCAGGAGGTCCGCCGCGGCTCGAAGGACCACCTCTGACAGTGGCGCCTCTCGCTGGGCCGCCCCGGGGTGTTCCTCCACGGGGCGGCAAGGCTCGTCCCCTGGGGATCGCGGGTGGTCAATTGTGAAAGGTCCTCCAGTACAGCCCAATCAGCAAACCTCACAGGCCCTTCCAGCAAAGTCCGCCCCTTCAGATGGGCAACAATGACTACCGATGCACAGCAGGCATCCAGGACAACTAAACAGTACCAGTGAAATTTGAGAAAATCTTGAGATGTTGAAAACTTATCTTGATCTTTGCAATATTCAATTtgtattacttcattgcctcAAGGCCTTTGCTACGAGGCGAATAACAGCTAAAACAGAGACAAAAGCACTAAAAGCACACGTCCCCAGAATTTTGACTGATACTGCATATCAAGCAAGAAGAGTTGTCCAAAAATCAATCAACTTGATTCACCAAAGACATTAACACTTCCTCGGGATCTGATTTGGCGGGCTGGTTACACCCAATATTCGGAACAAGATAAATACTACATAGAGCAGAGCGCATTCGAATAACTCGCAAGCACATCTGTGAGGCTGGGAGAGCGGCGCGGCTCGGCTTGTGTACCCCAGTGACACTGAATGTAATTGCACGCATCGAATATAGGAACACTGCACATGGGTGCATAATGACAACACAGCCTGGGGCGAGAGAGATGAGTCACAAAGTGAGAGGGAAGCAGACTAGAAGCCGGAGGGAGAGTGGCGGCCTACCGGGCGGCTTGGGAGGGGGGCGGCGGGGCCCCGCGACCTCGGACTGGTGGGCCTCCTCGGCCCCGGCCTGTGGGTTCCTGGCCTCCGTTCAGGTAACTCATCTCCATGAACTGCTCCTGGCAGATGTCGTCCATCATGTCCTGGGGTGGGGAAGGGAGCCGGTCAGGGGTTTatggcacggggggggggggctgagcgaTTAAGAGTGTGAGATTTACAGCGGACTGCATGCCGAACGAGGCGCCCAGCCTGATGAGCTTAACACGAGGCGCCGTGTTCTAGCTACTAAAAGTGCCAAAAGCGGCAGGTCCAACACTGCTTTACACGCGTGACACGGACTAAAGATACTTAGCAACGCAGACACATACCGGCATAGTGCCCATGGAGAGGGTCCAACCAACAAAGCAGAGCATTAATAAAAGCACAGACCTGACGCTGGCCGACACTCACAGGAAACAGGAACTTCTTGACCTCCTCCATGGCGTGGGCCATACGCAGATAGGCCTCAGGCACCGGGGCAAACACCTCTATGAACACGTGCAGCTCCATGGACAGGTGGGCGTACTTGGGCTCGCCGCTCTTCCTCAGGCCTTCCTCCTTTAacggggacacacacacacacacacacacacacagacagtcaaGGATCTGGTTAAGCATCCAAGTAGCAGGCAGCAGCACCAGAGCACAGATTCTCGGCCATAACTATACTGAtaccatttattttaaaataatgagtGTAAGGAAGAGAAACAGAGTGCAGACTGCAGGGGAGGTAACACCTCTACAAACCGGGGACCACAGGATAGTCACAATGCTCAGTGACACGGACATATTCCCCACTGCTGCAACACGTCAGGCATCAGACAGAACCAAGTAGTGAACTTAACCTGACCTCCGACCAGCGGAGCGCCGCTAGTGCTCACCTTGGCTTTGTCCCTCATGGAGCCCTTCCCCAGGACTGATATCTTGGCGCCCGTCTCTTCCTGTAGACGCTTGATAGTGTTTCCTTGAGGTCCGAGAATCTTCCCAACAAAATTGAactaaaagaaagaaaaaaaaacaaatgtattaagCAGTCATAAGAGGGGAAATGAGGCTTTAAAACCCACAGGGGGCGGGATTATTATGCACCATTGGTCACTGGTTTAATCCAATGTGAACCAATAAGCAGCCAGAGAAATGGGACAGACCAGTCTAATACCACAGTGCACTGTGATCCCACTTACGGCGGGTTCTGCAGCTTTCTCCAGCTCCCATGATTaacactttatttaaatatgacaTTGGGGGCAAACAAAGTGAGGATGAAAAAAAATATCGTATGGCCTACAGGCTTGTATTGGGAGACTATGCCATGCACTCATgccaaaaagaaagaaaaaaaaaaaccaaacaaactaGCCAAGGTTATCACGGTGCAGTTCTGTTCCCCATTACACATGACTGTCAGGAGAAACTGGCACATCTGTACGGAGGGGGGAGGCTGGAGGCTGCCGTTTACACTCAAGGTGCCGCGAAAGCCCTGCCTACCGGGAGGCTCATCCTCATTCCCACACTGACACGGCTGACGCAGAGAGGAACACACTCGCTTTATCGCCTACAAAACAGAAGGTGGGCGAAATGCGACATTCTGGCAATGAATTCTGGAGCAGCATGAACATAAAACTCCAACGATCCCGTTTGAAGCTCCTGCGGCCACAAGACAGGGACCAAAAGGGAGGACACGCATGGGTAGGGAGCCGGCTGACCTTGGGGTACTGCTTCACTGGGATCAGCACCCTCTCCTTCAGCTTCACGTTCTTCACTGTGAAGAGGTCCAGGTAGGTCTCCCTCTCATCCTTCTTTGTCTCGCCCTTCTGAATCCTCTCGATTTCTGAAATGGACAAAAGGACATCAGACGACTTAGCGAATGAGAAACCACACTGCCAACAACCCTGACTCATCACACCCCATTCTCTGTGAAACAGATTTAGAAGCTCTTCACGAAAAAACTGGACTCTGACAAATCGGATCACAGAAAACTTGCTTTTCTCCATTAGGTTATGCAGAGCAGTGCAACGTTATGGAGCTTCAGCAAACGTACCATATGCTGCACCAGGACAAGTTTGGTGAAATGCCTCACATGTGCTCAAGGCTTTATTGCAGGATGCTGTAGCAACAAGGAGCAGCCAATTCTGAGATCCAGGCAAATCGTGAGCTTTTCATTGCTAATGACGCTGCCAACATCATTTACACAGATGTACGCCTGGGTTCATTAAAGCATTTTTAACAATTTGGCGTTTCATCAAAAAAAGAAGGGACTTTGTTTATTGCCAATGACTCACACACTCATCCACACCATTGCATTTTCCAAGGTATGCATTTCTTAACCCAGCACCGAAGACAACCTTTACGACAGATCAAAATCGCATCTGCTCTCAATAacccatctcccccccccccccaaagcctgCATTATAAAGGAACTGAAAGGGGGACAAAGACTTCCTTTACTACTCCACAATGTTGTATCCTGGAAATCACATCTGTTAGCTATTAATCATGCAGCTCAATCAGCAGCGCTGTTTCCCACGGCAAACCAGCAGCGCCTGGTTGCTCTGGGCAGGAAAGCCAGCAGCAGTGCAGAGAGAAAGCGGCGCAGGTATAGACGACGGCACAATCCGCGGATCTCGCTCCCTTCGCATCCAACACTCTGACGCGCGATCCATCTCCTCCAGAAACTCCACTCCGCTGCATCCGCAACACCGAAGGGCAACGAGACACTGACCCATGGCAAAACCCCAGTCTGTTTGGCAGAGCATGCAACCAGCAAAATTCCTCCCAGCCGCCAAGCTGGCTGGCCTACCATGCAATTATCCTACAAAGACATTTCAAACAAACGATCCGCTCAGCATTTCCATCCAGCGATCATGAACATGGCGACaatctgcccccctccccccccctcacacttCTGTCTTCCTTTAGCGTCTTACTGCAGTGGGACCAAGGCGAGACCTGTTCTAACAAGAGGTTTCAGGCACAGCTAACGTGAAACCCAGTTATGCATGCCGGGGAACACGTGTAGGGTCGGACCTAGAACAAGGGAACAGAGAAAGCTACACACATCTGACCCAGAACCAGATCGGCTGATATGCAGAAATCCTTTGGAGACGGAACAGATCAAAAAGCATGAACCGGCAAACAGAACTGCTCGGAGCCGTGTCTTATAAGACTGTGCCATATGACCTTGGTGCCCTGCTCTCTCACTACCACACGCAGAGATATATTGAAAGTGCAGCCTAGCAAATCAGCACCACTCATAAGGGACACAGCGGCATCCAGCATGCTACTGAATACAAGGCTCTATTTCGAGACAGTTGGGCAAACCTACTGCAAATGTTCAGGAAGCATAACATTACCGCTTCTGCAGCAGTACCAGAGATTACCTATCCAGATCATCTGGGGAGACACCACCTAATGCAGAGAGCAAAATCCAACTCTAAATCAAATAAGAGCAAGTTACAAGCAAGCCTTAGGCATGTTGTTAAAAAAAGAATGCCCAAGATCAAATTGATGAGTATCCCCATTTTTCAGCACTTCAAAATtcaaagcactttgtaaagatCATGAAACATGGGTCTTTACCGTGGTATACAAGATTGTAAAGATATACCGGGACAAGTGTTACGGTAAAGGGATgattaaaaaaagaagcatGATGCATGCGGGTATCTACAGGGCAGTTTGTAAATGCATCAGTTTAGATGAGGACCTAAATAATGGTTAAAATGCCAGGGGGTGACACTGAGTGTGAAATGCCCAGGCATAGCGCAGAAGTAGACAAAACTGCCGATCACAGTCGACAGAGCCATCTTAAACTGCATTCCCGTGCTCGCGAGCCAGTGGTCCTGGGTCACATCCCTCCCGTGCTGTGGGTCTCCCCATTTCCCGAGTGTGACATCCTGTCAACACAGCTGACACCTGATGACGGGCGCCCATCCCCCAGCGTCAGCTGCAGGTGTGCTAAACAGCCATCGCCCTGGTCCTAGACATGGCAGGTCTTTAAAGTCGGTCGCCAGGAGACCCAAAACAAGTGCGCAGTGTTTCCCGTGGGGGAGGGGCACGCTgttctttaaaataaagatgCATAAACGTGGGCAAACTTAGCAAATAAGCACGACATACGGCCTTCGGTGAACCTTCCAGTGCCTCCATTAATATTGACCTGATAAGCACTGGATGGTAAATTGGACATTAACCGAAAGATAGGCTGTGTCAGATACCTGAGCAGCGTACTTACGAAGCAAAAACATTTACTGGATGTTCCTGCATATAATCAAACAGCTTGGATAACTTTATACGGGTCCAGGCGACTACACTAAAAGACATGAAGCCCCACAACGCCTGCGGACGTTCAGGCTAAAAACGCAAAACACGAAATGCAAATTACAAAACCATGAAAATCGCCTAAAAAACAAAGCGAGACGTTTTTAAAAAACATGTACATCGTGCACGAAGAACGTGCAATTCAGAATATAGCGAAACACGGCACTTCCGAATACAATGAGaatacattaaaacaattagaACTAAAGCAATTACTCATCTTAAAATACCGACGTGTCTACTTTTATTCTCACACAATAACGCGAACAATGCGAGGTTTCGTTAGCCACGTGTCCGAGGCGAGTCCCGCAAAGGGGGGGTCGGCCGGCCAGTCATGATAGAAACACACAGCAGCTTTGTCCCGGTTACTCCTGGCGTCGCGCACCGCGTGTCGGGCTGCGAGCTGGCCGGCTACAATAAAGAAAACGGCGTCGGATTGAGCCCTCCAATCGCCCCGATAACCGAAACCCCGACCGCTCGCCATTCTCTTCATGCTTCACCATATTTACCTGCAGAAAGAAGTTTCATTGCGTGTGTGAAAGACGAATCCAGGCTGTCCTTTTCTGCCAGCAGTTCAGGGAGATATTTGCTCTCGTTCTCCATTTTGTATGTATTAAGCTAGCTAGTCTTGCGCTTCTTTGAAAAAAGGTAAACTGTTATACAGTAAGGCTTTTTTCCAGTTATAGTTTCCACTTTTCAAGTGATCGGGTACGTTTTATTGATAGT is a genomic window containing:
- the khdrbs1b gene encoding KH domain-containing, RNA-binding, signal transduction-associated protein 1b; translation: MENESKYLPELLAEKDSLDSSFTHAMKLLSAEIERIQKGETKKDERETYLDLFTVKNVKLKERVLIPVKQYPKFNFVGKILGPQGNTIKRLQEETGAKISVLGKGSMRDKAKEEGLRKSGEPKYAHLSMELHVFIEVFAPVPEAYLRMAHAMEEVKKFLFPVSVGQRQDMMDDICQEQFMEMSYLNGGQEPTGRGRGGPPVRGRGAPPPPSQAARGRALPPRGGTPRGGPARGATVRGGPSSRGGPPAQPTRGAAATRARPPAPGPQRMPPPHPPAPEHYDEYAYEESYAEPAYESYDTYYTQPQAEPEYYDYGHGEAQEAYETYGQDDWNGTRPAAGGKAPPARPAKGAYREHPYGRY